The following coding sequences are from one Lolium rigidum isolate FL_2022 chromosome 6, APGP_CSIRO_Lrig_0.1, whole genome shotgun sequence window:
- the LOC124658970 gene encoding magnesium transporter MRS2-E-like, which translates to MHRRHPLHPAPAPVPVPVPRRKGAAAAAASQEWLVVPPAGEPRAGEFGRHRIMEMTGLPARDLRVLDPLLSYPSTILGRDRAIVLNLEHVKAIVTAAEVLVRDPSNPRLQPFLLELHARLALPDASIANLATDGGDETEQGAQGNVPMSALGTPGCAKNQPFEFKVLEVCLEHTCKCMESETLALEKEAYPALDELATRVSTRNLEHVRQIKSRLVELLARVQKVRDDIERLLDDDADMSELYLTRKFAFQGANESPGRVESNKRASADHDDKEEEDHGDETESSGDESSAHVKPDIQELEMLLEAYFVQVDGTLNKLCHLNDYVDDTEKYIEMMLDEQQNRLLQTGVMLTTATVVVTAGIVVVSLFGMNIHIDLMKDPETPEMASIKNMKFWETTWGTVAGCAAIYFLLIYAGKKSKYLK; encoded by the exons ATGCACCGGAGGCACCCGCTGCACCCCGCGCCGGCGCCAGTGCCGGTACCGGtgccgcggcggaagggcgcggcggcggcggcggcgagccagGAGTGGCTGGTGGTGCCGCCGGCAGGGGAGCCGCGGGCGGGGGAGTTCGGGCGGCACCGGATCATGGAGATGACGGGGCTGccggcgcgggacctccgcgtgcTCGACCCGCTCCTCTCCTACCCGTCCACCATCCTCGGCCGCGACCGCGCCATcgtcctcaacctcgagcacgtcaaggccatcgtcaccgccgccgAGGTGCTCGTCCGCGATCCCAGCAACCCGAGGCTCCAACCCTTCCTCCTCGAACTCCACGCACGCCTCGCCCTCCCG GACGCGTCCATCGCGAATCTGGCAACCGATGGCGGAGACGAGACGGAGCAGGGTGCTCAGGGGAACGTGCCAATGTCTGCGCTCGGCACGCCTGGCTGCGCCAAGAACCAGCCCTTCGAGTTCAAGGTGCTCGAGGTCTGCCTCGAACACACGTGCAAATGCATGGAATCGGAG ACGTTGGCTCTCGAGAAGGAGGCGTACCCGGCATTGGACGAGCTGGCCACCAGGGTTAGCACGCGCAACCTGGAGCATGTCAGGCAGATCAAGAGCCGTCTGGTCGAGCTGTTAGCGCGCGTGCAGAAG GTGAGGGATGATATCGAGCGCTTGCTAGACGACGACGCAGATATGTCCGAGTTGTACCTGACGAGGAAGTTTGCGTTTCAAGGAGCCAATGAGTCGCCAGGCAGAGTGGAATCGAATAAGCGCGCATCTGCTGATCATGACGACAA AGAGGAAGAAGATCATGGTGACGAGACAGAGAGCAGCGGCGATGAAAGTTCTGCTCATGTTAAGCCTGACATCCAAGAGTTGGAGATGCTTCTGGAAGCCTACTTCGTGCAGGTTGATGGCACGCTGAACAAGTTATGCCAT CTCAACGATTATGTGGACGACACTGAAAAATACATCGAGATGATGTTGGACGAGCAGCAGAACCGGCTGCTGCAGACGGGTGTGATGCTCACAACGGCAACGGTGGTGGTCACTGCGGGCATCGTGGTTGTGAGCTTGTTCGGCATGAACATCCACATCGACCTGATGAAGGATCCAGAGACCCCCGAGATGGCGAGTATCAAGAACATGAAGTTCTGGGAGACCACATGGGGCACCGTTGCTGGCTGTGCTGCTATATACTTCCTGTTAATCTATGCAGGGAAGAAGAGCAAGTATTTGAAATGA